The Xenopus tropicalis strain Nigerian chromosome 2, UCB_Xtro_10.0, whole genome shotgun sequence genome window below encodes:
- the LOC105946711 gene encoding zona pellucida-like domain-containing protein 1 yields the protein MAFRSESRIKEYFLYTLIFTFIHGHLCLDISMCNDTWRKPDIADIFVTCGPQNIELDIYLCPIYYDGFNESQIYMNDIFNNLQCQGIIDTSGRVPVLKFFFSVNDSATCGSSFVISSSQGQGIFQDFSNIQSVNISGIIKSKDPTTGIVTYSSALKYLYSCQYPLEYLLNNTRLDVIGNSIAINANNGSFLSTLSLKLYTDATYTTELVVPSTGLPLNSSVYVDVRANNLTTKFYTVLDRCYASTFPYPSNSTYYDLFIGCKKDPYTIIFINGAAQYARFSFRTFRFLEQNGQAISTWYLHCIVRLCAVADCPRIKPICSRKRREARAAESSSSTTVSDPATITSPAINTNIDSANTGTPGNAPSKINPQEVVDTNVGLGITVGFLAFLCILIGGIAYLLHRRLAKINYQEKNRLH from the exons ATG GCCTTTCGATCAGAGTCAAGGATAAAGGAGTACTTCTTGTATACTTTGATCTTTACATTTATTCATGGACATCTCTGCCTTGATATATCAATGTGCAATGACACTTGGAGAAAACCAG acatTGCAGATATTTTTGTAACATGTGGACCACAAAACATTGAACTGGACATTTATCTCTGCCCAATATATTATGATGGTTTTAATGAATCTCAAATATATATGAACGATATCTTTAATAACCTGCAATGTCAGGGAATAATTGACACATCAGGCAGAGTCCCAGTTCTAAAATTCTTCTTCTCAGTCAATGACAGTGCAACTTGTGGAAGTTCATTTGTG ATCAGCAGTAGTCAAGGGCAAGGGATTTTTCAGGACTTCTCCAACATACAGAGTGTTAATATCAGTGGCATAATTAAGTCAAAAGATCCAACTACAGGCATTGTCACTTATAGCTCAGCTTTAAAGTATTTATACTCTTGCCAGTATCCCCTGGAGTATCTTCTGAACAATACCAGGCTTGATGT GATTGGAAATTCAATAGCAATCAACGCAAATAATGGTAGTTTCTTGAGCACACTCTCTCTCAAGCTGTATACA GATGCAACCTATACAACAGAACTTGTTGTTCCAAGCACTGGATTACCATTGAATAGTTCAGTATATGTGGACGTGAGAGCAAATAACCTGACAACAAA ATTCTATACAGTGCTGGATCGATGTTATGCTTCAACATTTCCATACCCATCAAATTCTACCTATTATGACCTTTTCATTGG atgtaaAAAGGACCCTTAtacaataatatttataaatggaGCTGCCCAATACGCACGGTTTTCATTTCGTACTTTCAGATTCTTAGAACAAAATGGTCAGGCCATATCAACATGGTATTTGCACTGTATCGTGCGACTGTGTGCAGTGGCAGACTGTCCAAGGATTAAGCCA ATTTGTTCAAGAAAAAGGAGAGAAGCAAGAGCAGCCGAGAGTTCTTCTTCCACAACTGTGTCTGATCCAGCAACTATTACTTCACCTGCAATTAATACCAACATTGACTCTG CAAATACTGGAACCCCTGGCAATG ccCCTTCCAAAATAAATCCCCAGGAAGTTGTGGACACTAATGTTGGCTTGGGTATTACAGTAGGATTCCTGGCATTTCTCTGCATATTGATAGGAGGGATTGCATACCTTTTGCACAGAAGACTGGCAAAAATTAATTACCAAGAAAAGAACAGGTTACACTAG